DNA from Nitrospina gracilis Nb-211:
GGTGATCAACGGCGGTAAATTCGGCGAACGTTGGGGCAAAATCTCCGAAACCTACGGACTGGAACCCATCTGGATCAACGTCGAGTGGGGACAGGCCGTGAACGTAGCGGACGTAAAGGCGGCGTTGGAAAAGAATCCGGATATCCGCGGTGTGCTGGTGCAGGCCAGCGAAACCTCCACCACCGTCTCGCACCCCATCGAGGAAATTTCCAAACTCACGCGGCAACGCGAGGATCTCCTGCTGGTGGTGGATGGCATCACCGCCGTCGGCGTGTATCCCTTGCCGATGGACGAGTGGGGCATTGACGCAGTGATCACCGGATCGCAGAAAGCGTTGCAGTTGCCGCCCGGCCTGGCGCTCGTGGCACTCAGCGAGAAAGCCTGGAAACGGGCGGAGACCGCGAAATGTCCGCATTTTTATTTCGACCTGCGCAAGGAACGCAAGAACCTCGCTGACAAGACCACCGCTTACACGCCCGCCGTGTCGCTGGTCATCGGTCTTCGCGAAGTGCTTAAAAACATCAAGGAGGAAGGCCTGGAGAACGTGCACAAACGGCACAACCGCCTGGCCCGCGCCACCCGCGCCGCGGTGAATGCGCTCGGCATGAAGCCGGTCGCGCCGGACTCCCCGGCGGACAGCGCCACCGGCATGTTCGTCCCGGAAGGCGTGGACGGCGGCAAGCTGGTGAAAAGCCTGCGTGATGAATTCGGCGTCACGATGGCCGGCGGTCAGGACCAGTGGAAAGGCAAAGTCGTTCGTATCGCGCACCTGGGGTACGTGGATACCTTCGACACCGTCGTGGCGATCGCCGCCCTCGAGATGGCGCTCAAGAAATTCGGCGCCAACATACAGATGGGCAAGGGCGTGGCCGCCGCGCAGGAAATTTTACTGGAAGCCTACTGCAAATAACCAATCGGGTTCCGGGCCACTGCGGCCCGGAACAGATTCCGGCGCCCCGGCTCCGGCTCTTGGCTTGAATCCTTCTCTGGAAAATTCGGTTTTCCTCGGAGTTTGAATTATGAAAATTCTTGTCAGCGACAACCTCTCTTCGCTGGGGGTTGATATTTTAAAAAAAGAAGACGGCTTTGAAGTGGACGTCAACACCGGTCTGTCCAAGGAAGAGCTGATCAAAATCATCCCGAACTACGACGGCCTGGTGGTGCGCAGCGCCACCAAGGTGACCGCGGATGTCATCGAAGCCGCCGACAACCTGCGGGTCATCGGCCGCGCCGGCGTCGGCGTGGACAATATCGACCTCGACGCCGCAGGCAAAAAGGGCATCATCGTCATGAACGCGCCGGACGGCAACATGATCACCACCGCCGAGCACGCCATGGCCTTGATGATGAGCATGTCCCGCAACATTCCGCAAGCCGCCAACTCACTCAAGCAGGAAAAGAAATGGTCGCCGAAAACGTTCATGGGCGTTGAGCTGTATGGCAAAACGCTGGGCATCGTCGGCATGGGCCGCATCGGTTCCGTGGTGGCGGAACGCGCCAAGGGCTTTGCCATGAAGGTCATCGCCTACGATCCCTACGTCAACAAGGAACACGCGGAGAAAATCGGCGTCGAACTCGTGGACCTCAAGGAGCTTCTGCAACGCGCGGATTTCCTCAGCCTGCACACGCCGAAGATCGACGGCAAACCTCTGCTGG
Protein-coding regions in this window:
- a CDS encoding pyridoxal-phosphate-dependent aminotransferase family protein; amino-acid sequence: MNKTYLLAPGPTPVPEKVNLEMAAPMIHHRTPQFSKIFGEAAEDAKYLFQTKQDVMILASTGTGGMEACITNLFSPGDKVLVINGGKFGERWGKISETYGLEPIWINVEWGQAVNVADVKAALEKNPDIRGVLVQASETSTTVSHPIEEISKLTRQREDLLLVVDGITAVGVYPLPMDEWGIDAVITGSQKALQLPPGLALVALSEKAWKRAETAKCPHFYFDLRKERKNLADKTTAYTPAVSLVIGLREVLKNIKEEGLENVHKRHNRLARATRAAVNALGMKPVAPDSPADSATGMFVPEGVDGGKLVKSLRDEFGVTMAGGQDQWKGKVVRIAHLGYVDTFDTVVAIAALEMALKKFGANIQMGKGVAAAQEILLEAYCK